The Nocardioides panzhihuensis genome has a segment encoding these proteins:
- the rplQ gene encoding 50S ribosomal protein L17, translated as MPTPTKGARLGGSPAHQKLIVSNLATALFENGRITTTEAKARLLRPVAEKLITKAKKGDLHNRREVLKTIRDKSVVHTLFTEIAEQFAERPGGYTRITKIGPRKGDNAPMAVIELVNEAYEPKTKAAPAAAAPVAAPVEETPADEAPVEETAAEETEATEAAADEAPAEETKDEAKA; from the coding sequence ATGCCTACCCCGACGAAGGGTGCCCGCCTCGGCGGTTCGCCCGCGCACCAGAAGCTGATCGTCTCGAACCTCGCCACCGCGCTGTTCGAGAACGGCCGCATCACCACCACCGAGGCCAAGGCCCGGCTTCTCCGCCCCGTCGCGGAGAAGCTGATCACCAAGGCCAAGAAGGGTGACCTGCACAACCGTCGCGAGGTCCTCAAGACCATCCGCGACAAGTCGGTCGTGCACACCCTCTTCACCGAGATCGCCGAGCAGTTCGCGGAGCGTCCGGGTGGCTACACCCGGATCACCAAGATCGGTCCCCGCAAGGGCGACAACGCTCCGATGGCCGTGATCGAGCTCGTCAACGAGGCCTACGAGCCGAAGACCAAGGCTGCTCCGGCTGCCGCGGCTCCGGTTGCCGCCCCCGTTGAGGAGACCCCGGCCGACGAGGCGCCGGTCGAGGAGACCGCTGCTGAGGAGACCGAGGCCACCGAGGCTGCTGCCGACGAGGCGCCTGCTGAGGAGACCAAGGACGAGGCCAAGGCCTGA
- a CDS encoding DNA-directed RNA polymerase subunit alpha — MLIAQRPTLSEESVEEFRSRFVIEPLEPGFGYTLGNSLRRTLLSSIPGASVTSIKIDGVLHEFSTIEGVKEDVTEIILNLKGLVVSSEHDEPVTMYLRKSGAGDVTAADIAPPAGVEVHNPDLKIATLSDKGKIELELVVERGRGYVSAVQNKGAENEIGRIPVDSIYSPVLKVSYKVEATRVEQRTDFDKLVIDVETKPSIAPRDAIASAGKTLVELFGLARELNVDAEGIDIGPSPVDEQLAADLALPVEDLQLTVRSYNCLKREGIHTVGELISRSEQDLLDIRNFGAKSIDEVKLKLHEMGLSLKDSAPGFDPSAALAAYGDDDDDAFVEDEQY, encoded by the coding sequence GTGCTTATCGCACAGCGCCCCACCCTGTCGGAAGAGTCCGTCGAGGAGTTCCGCTCCCGTTTCGTGATCGAGCCCCTCGAGCCGGGCTTCGGTTACACGCTGGGCAACTCTCTTCGGCGCACCCTGCTCTCCTCGATCCCCGGTGCTTCGGTCACCTCGATCAAGATCGACGGCGTTCTCCACGAGTTCTCGACCATCGAGGGCGTCAAGGAGGATGTCACCGAGATCATCCTCAACCTCAAGGGTCTGGTCGTCTCCTCCGAGCACGACGAGCCCGTCACCATGTACCTGCGCAAGTCCGGTGCCGGTGACGTCACCGCTGCCGACATCGCGCCGCCGGCCGGTGTCGAGGTGCACAACCCCGACCTGAAGATCGCGACGCTCTCCGACAAGGGCAAGATCGAGCTCGAGCTCGTCGTCGAGCGTGGCCGCGGCTACGTCTCCGCGGTCCAGAACAAGGGCGCCGAGAACGAGATCGGCCGGATCCCGGTCGACTCGATCTACTCGCCGGTCCTCAAGGTCAGCTACAAGGTCGAGGCCACCCGTGTCGAGCAGCGCACGGACTTCGACAAGCTCGTCATCGACGTCGAGACCAAGCCGTCGATCGCTCCCCGTGACGCGATCGCCTCGGCCGGTAAGACCCTGGTCGAGCTCTTCGGTCTGGCCCGTGAGCTGAACGTCGACGCCGAGGGCATCGACATCGGCCCGTCGCCGGTCGACGAGCAGCTCGCCGCCGACCTCGCCCTCCCGGTCGAGGACCTGCAGCTGACCGTCCGCTCCTACAACTGCCTCAAGCGCGAGGGCATCCACACCGTGGGTGAGCTCATCTCCCGCTCGGAGCAGGACCTGCTCGACATCCGCAACTTCGGCGCCAAGTCCATCGACGAGGTCAAGCTGAAGCTGCACGAGATGGGTCTGTCGCTCAAGGACAGCGCCCCGGGCTTCGACCCGTCCGCCGCCCTCGCCGCCTACGGCGACGATGACGACGACGCGTTCGTCGAGGACGAGCAGTACTGA
- the rpsD gene encoding 30S ribosomal protein S4: MARYTGPMTRKSRRLGVDLVGNDAAFEKRPYPPGQHGRGRIKESEYLLQLREKQKARFTYGVMEKQFASYYAEAHRRGGKTGDNLLVLLEGRLDNVVYRAGFARTRRQARQLVVHGHFLVNGKKVNVPSFQVSAHDVIDVREKSLEMTPFIVARETHGERVVPAWLEAVPNRMRILVHQLPVRAQIDVPVQEQLIVEYYSKK; encoded by the coding sequence ATGGCCCGTTACACCGGACCCATGACCCGCAAGTCGCGCCGTCTCGGTGTCGACCTTGTCGGCAACGACGCGGCGTTCGAGAAGCGCCCCTACCCTCCCGGCCAGCACGGCCGCGGCCGCATCAAGGAGAGCGAGTACCTCCTCCAGCTTCGTGAGAAGCAGAAGGCTCGCTTCACCTACGGCGTGATGGAGAAGCAGTTCGCTTCCTACTACGCCGAGGCCCACCGCCGCGGTGGCAAGACCGGCGACAACCTCCTGGTGCTCCTCGAGGGCCGCCTGGACAACGTCGTCTACCGTGCCGGTTTCGCCCGCACCCGCCGCCAGGCCCGCCAGCTGGTCGTTCACGGCCACTTCCTGGTCAACGGCAAGAAGGTCAACGTGCCTTCGTTCCAGGTGTCGGCTCACGACGTCATCGACGTTCGCGAGAAGTCGCTGGAGATGACCCCGTTCATCGTGGCTCGCGAGACCCACGGCGAGCGCGTCGTCCCGGCTTGGCTCGAGGCTGTCCCGAACCGGATGCGCATCCTGGTTCACCAGCTCCCCGTCCGGGCTCAGATCGACGTCCCGGTCCAGGAGCAGCTGATCGTCGAGTACTACTCGAAGAAGTGA
- the rpsK gene encoding 30S ribosomal protein S11, whose protein sequence is MPPKTRQGATKVRRKEKKNVAQGEAHIKSTFNNTIVTITDPTGAVISWASAGTVGFKGSRKSTPFAAQMAAEAAGRRAMDHGMKKIDVFVKGPGSGRETAIRSLGAIGLEVGTIQDVTPAPHNGCRPPKRRRV, encoded by the coding sequence ATGCCTCCGAAGACCCGACAGGGTGCGACGAAGGTTCGTCGCAAGGAGAAGAAGAACGTCGCTCAGGGCGAGGCCCACATCAAGAGCACGTTCAACAACACGATCGTCACGATCACCGACCCGACCGGTGCGGTGATCTCGTGGGCCTCGGCCGGCACCGTCGGTTTCAAGGGCTCGCGTAAGTCCACCCCGTTCGCCGCTCAGATGGCCGCCGAGGCCGCTGGTCGCCGTGCGATGGACCACGGCATGAAGAAGATCGACGTCTTCGTGAAGGGCCCGGGCTCGGGCCGCGAGACCGCGATCCGTTCCCTGGGTGCGATCGGCCTCGAGGTCGGCACCATCCAGGACGTCACGCCGGCCCCGCACAACGGCTGCCGTCCGCCCAAGCGCCGTCGCGTTTGA
- the rpsM gene encoding 30S ribosomal protein S13, whose product MARLQGVDLPRDKRVEIALTYIYGIGRTTSQKLLEATGVNPNTRVHALAEDELVKLRDEIEAQGIQTEGDLRREVQADIRRKIEIGSYQGRRHRQGLPVRGQRTKTNARTRKGPKRTVAGKKKAK is encoded by the coding sequence ATGGCACGCCTCCAAGGTGTTGACCTTCCGCGCGACAAGCGCGTGGAGATCGCTCTCACCTACATCTACGGCATCGGCCGTACCACCTCGCAGAAGCTCCTCGAGGCCACCGGCGTCAACCCGAACACCCGGGTGCACGCTCTGGCCGAGGACGAGCTGGTCAAGCTCCGCGACGAGATCGAAGCCCAGGGCATCCAGACCGAGGGTGACCTCCGTCGCGAGGTCCAGGCTGACATCCGCCGCAAGATCGAGATCGGCAGCTACCAGGGTCGCCGCCACCGTCAGGGCCTTCCGGTCCGCGGTCAGCGCACCAAGACCAACGCTCGCACCCGCAAGGGCCCGAAGCGCACCGTCGCCGGCAAGAAGAAGGCCAAGTGA